A window of the Candidatus Microthrix parvicella Bio17-1 genome harbors these coding sequences:
- a CDS encoding ATP-grasp domain-containing protein: MKSMVPPSRSGFAITATAAVRCARRFYADPMRVAFVTTDDLDALGTEDVDRPINEAAFAAAGIDLHHRPWTQPANWEDYDLVVIRSPWDYPERTPAFLAWLASVEHLPTLMNPAPIIRWNLDKRYLTELGDAGVSVVPTGYATSLHEVDELLADEANHLALRDTPAEVVVKPTISVGSRNTGRFAVEDPAARALAETILDSGGTVMIQPAIASVSRRGEVAAVVFDGAISHGLVKGPILDVGGRLLGGGYQEAVSATELSAGHRDVALRAVEEVRALAEQRGWVAPGEHLLYGRYDLVQLDDGSQALLEAELFEPSFFLQVDPGAPERLVQAVRRRALQVAGQR; the protein is encoded by the coding sequence ATGAAGTCCATGGTGCCACCGTCCCGCTCCGGGTTCGCCATCACGGCGACCGCTGCGGTGAGGTGTGCCCGGCGCTTCTACGCTGACCCAATGCGGGTTGCATTCGTCACCACCGATGACCTCGACGCCCTCGGCACCGAGGACGTGGACCGTCCGATCAACGAGGCTGCCTTCGCCGCTGCCGGTATCGACCTGCACCACCGGCCGTGGACGCAACCGGCGAACTGGGAGGACTACGACCTGGTGGTGATTCGATCACCTTGGGATTATCCCGAGCGCACTCCGGCCTTTTTGGCCTGGCTCGCCTCGGTGGAACACCTGCCCACCTTGATGAACCCGGCTCCGATCATCCGCTGGAACCTGGACAAGCGATACCTCACCGAGCTGGGCGATGCCGGGGTCTCAGTGGTGCCTACCGGGTATGCCACATCGCTTCATGAGGTTGATGAGCTGCTGGCCGACGAGGCCAACCACCTGGCCCTGCGCGACACTCCGGCCGAGGTTGTGGTGAAACCGACCATTTCGGTTGGGAGTCGCAACACCGGCCGGTTCGCCGTTGAAGACCCGGCAGCCCGCGCCCTGGCCGAAACCATCTTGGACTCCGGCGGCACCGTGATGATTCAGCCCGCCATCGCCTCGGTGAGCAGGCGGGGCGAGGTGGCAGCGGTCGTCTTCGACGGCGCCATCTCACACGGTCTGGTCAAAGGACCGATTCTGGACGTTGGGGGCCGCCTGCTCGGGGGCGGCTATCAGGAGGCGGTGTCGGCCACCGAGCTTTCCGCCGGACATCGAGACGTTGCGCTGCGCGCGGTGGAGGAGGTGCGGGCGTTGGCTGAGCAGCGTGGCTGGGTCGCCCCCGGCGAACACCTGCTCTATGGCCGCTACGACCTGGTGCAGTTGGACGACGGCTCCCAGGCGCTGCTGGAGGCGGAGCTGTTCGAGCCGTCGTTCTTTCTCCAGGTCGATCCCGGCGCACCGGAACGCCTCGTCCAGGCGGTGCGTCGTCGTGCGCTCCAGGTCGCCGGGCAGCGCTGA
- a CDS encoding flavin-containing monooxygenase, with product MSTASNPTIEPIGRDALRARYRAERDKRLRTDGSNQYLEPTGPFAHFRDDPYSERVERDPVTDEVTVAVIGAGFAGLTTGARLAEAGVTDVRLIEGGGDVGGAWYWNRYPGAMCDTASMVYLPLLEETGHMPSQKYTMGHENFAHAQRIARHFNLHENGLFSTEVTSIDWDEAAARWVIRTDRGDEVRAQFVAMGTGPMHRPKLPGIPGIESFAGHCFHTSRWDYAYTGGGPTGEAMDHLFDKRVGIIGTGATAVQAIPHLARDAGELFVFQRTPSSIDIRNNRPTDPDEFAALEPGWQRCWLENFATLQTGGFTDEDLVMDGWTDIAKRIRDRVIVEMTTTGEAFTPELVARAYEDSDDEKMNEIRARVDEIVTDETTAEALKPWYRQLCKRPCFHDEYLDAYNRPNTHLIDTDGKGVEAIDATGVWAAGNHYPLDCLVFASGFDVHLAHSATYETTGRGGRTLSEHWADGMRSLHGNHVAGFPNLFIVGLNQGANLISNVTHNLTEAATAIAAVVAHALAVGATEVEVTAEAEEAWVAQFEGSTRGFLGNLDCTPGYYNNEGADPTPAQRLNACGYPDGPVAYFQLLDAWRTSGDFDGLTFNVQPKVAPGPKSTG from the coding sequence ATGAGCACGGCTTCCAACCCGACCATCGAGCCAATCGGCCGCGACGCGCTGCGGGCACGATACCGAGCCGAGCGGGACAAGCGGCTGCGCACCGACGGCAGCAACCAGTATCTCGAGCCCACCGGCCCCTTCGCTCACTTTCGCGACGACCCCTACTCCGAGCGCGTCGAGCGCGACCCGGTCACCGACGAGGTCACAGTGGCCGTCATCGGCGCCGGGTTCGCCGGGCTGACCACCGGTGCCCGGCTGGCCGAGGCCGGCGTAACCGATGTGCGCCTGATCGAAGGCGGCGGTGACGTGGGCGGCGCCTGGTATTGGAACCGCTACCCGGGCGCCATGTGCGACACCGCTTCCATGGTCTACCTCCCCCTCCTGGAGGAGACCGGGCACATGCCCAGCCAGAAGTACACGATGGGCCACGAGAACTTCGCCCATGCCCAACGGATCGCCCGGCACTTCAACCTGCACGAAAACGGGCTCTTCTCGACCGAGGTCACGTCCATTGACTGGGACGAGGCCGCAGCGCGCTGGGTGATCCGTACCGACCGCGGCGACGAGGTGCGGGCGCAGTTCGTGGCGATGGGCACCGGGCCGATGCACCGCCCCAAGCTGCCGGGCATTCCCGGCATCGAATCCTTCGCGGGTCACTGCTTTCACACAAGCCGTTGGGACTACGCCTACACCGGCGGCGGCCCGACCGGCGAGGCAATGGACCATCTGTTCGACAAGCGGGTTGGCATCATCGGCACCGGCGCAACGGCGGTGCAGGCCATTCCTCACCTGGCTCGGGATGCCGGTGAGTTGTTCGTGTTTCAGCGGACGCCGTCTTCGATCGACATCCGAAACAACCGACCAACCGACCCCGACGAGTTCGCGGCGCTGGAGCCCGGCTGGCAACGGTGCTGGCTGGAGAACTTCGCCACCCTGCAGACCGGCGGGTTCACCGACGAAGACCTGGTGATGGACGGCTGGACCGATATCGCCAAGCGCATCCGCGACCGGGTGATCGTCGAGATGACCACCACCGGCGAGGCGTTTACCCCCGAATTGGTCGCCCGCGCGTACGAAGACTCCGACGACGAAAAGATGAACGAAATCCGAGCCCGGGTCGATGAGATCGTCACCGACGAGACCACCGCCGAGGCGCTCAAGCCCTGGTACCGGCAGCTGTGCAAGCGGCCCTGCTTCCACGACGAGTACCTCGATGCCTACAACCGGCCCAACACCCACCTGATCGACACCGACGGGAAGGGGGTCGAGGCGATCGACGCCACCGGCGTTTGGGCGGCCGGAAACCACTACCCACTCGACTGCCTCGTCTTCGCCTCGGGCTTCGACGTACACCTGGCCCACTCGGCCACCTACGAGACCACCGGACGGGGCGGGCGGACGCTGAGCGAACATTGGGCCGATGGCATGCGCAGCCTGCACGGCAACCACGTGGCCGGATTTCCCAACCTGTTCATCGTGGGGTTGAACCAGGGCGCCAACCTGATCTCCAACGTGACCCACAACCTCACCGAGGCCGCCACCGCCATCGCAGCGGTCGTCGCCCACGCCCTCGCCGTTGGAGCCACCGAGGTGGAGGTGACCGCTGAGGCCGAGGAGGCCTGGGTGGCGCAGTTCGAGGGCTCCACCCGCGGATTTCTGGGCAACCTCGACTGCACGCCCGGCTACTACAACAACGAAGGGGCCGACCCCACACCAGCCCAGCGGCTCAACGCGTGCGGCTACCCCGACGGGCCGGTCGCCTACTTTCAACTCCTCGACGCGTGGCGCACCAGCGGCGACTTCGACGGGCTGACGTTCAACGTTCAACCCAAGGTCGCACCGGGCCCCAAGAGCACGGGGTAA
- a CDS encoding pentapeptide repeat-containing protein encodes MANLSLVRDGEECLDVAFESADHTVVALTRVEFEDCVFDGLRLEQTRFADCTFVDCVFRECDFGVLVVDDCTWRDVRFERCRMQGVDWRAPKAGGLGNQLRFRECFMRYGVFMQAHLPRVEFRNCDLREAEFSDADLAGAAFAESELSGARFQNARLLEADFRGAEGYDLDVTSGLLKGARFSMPEAARLLNGLDIVIE; translated from the coding sequence ATGGCCAATCTCAGCTTGGTGCGCGATGGCGAGGAGTGCTTGGACGTCGCCTTCGAGAGCGCGGACCACACCGTGGTGGCACTGACTCGGGTCGAGTTCGAGGATTGCGTCTTCGACGGATTGCGCTTGGAGCAGACCAGGTTCGCCGACTGTACGTTCGTTGACTGCGTCTTCCGGGAGTGCGATTTTGGCGTGCTCGTGGTCGACGATTGCACCTGGCGCGACGTGCGCTTCGAGAGGTGCCGCATGCAGGGGGTCGATTGGCGTGCCCCCAAGGCGGGTGGCCTCGGCAACCAACTGCGGTTCCGCGAGTGCTTCATGCGATACGGGGTTTTCATGCAGGCACATTTGCCCAGGGTCGAGTTTCGCAACTGCGACCTTCGTGAGGCCGAGTTCAGCGATGCTGATCTCGCCGGGGCCGCCTTCGCCGAGTCCGAGTTGTCGGGTGCGCGCTTCCAGAACGCCAGGCTTCTCGAGGCCGACTTTCGAGGGGCCGAGGGTTATGACCTCGACGTCACCTCAGGGCTGTTGAAGGGCGCCAGGTTCTCAATGCCCGAGGCGGCGCGGCTGCTGAACGGACTCGACATCGTCATCGAATAA
- a CDS encoding Rho termination factor N-terminal domain-containing protein, which translates to MNASNEITGALDDRLDQLEDRLPALPASLVSLQRALVIASLRTACSGVELLVGAVRSIFETGSDAVATASDQTLQAVEDTVDTATDAARTVAGQARNAAEDTVESATDAARTVAGQARSAAEDTVESATDAAGTVAGQARNAAEDTVDAATDAAHPDAGQARTALKSVTTQASTQAKTVAGQARSAAADVAETASTGAKTTAGQARAQAKRVADTAQTGAKTTAGQARTQAKRVADTAQTGAKTASGQARAQAKRVKETATTQVTSLRSAASAAADDGAKTATVAAQDVTDRVQGISPDRGYETWTRAELYERAQELNIEGRSGMKKHDLIAALRAG; encoded by the coding sequence ATGAACGCATCCAACGAAATCACTGGTGCACTGGACGACCGCCTCGACCAACTGGAGGATCGCCTCCCGGCGTTGCCCGCCAGCCTGGTGTCGTTGCAGCGGGCGCTGGTGATCGCAAGCCTGCGGACTGCCTGCTCGGGGGTCGAGTTGTTGGTGGGCGCAGTACGGTCGATCTTCGAGACCGGTTCTGACGCCGTCGCCACAGCCTCCGACCAGACGCTGCAGGCCGTGGAGGACACGGTGGACACCGCCACCGACGCTGCTCGCACTGTGGCGGGTCAGGCTCGGAATGCCGCCGAGGACACCGTTGAGTCGGCGACCGATGCTGCCCGCACTGTGGCGGGTCAGGCTCGGAGTGCCGCCGAGGACACCGTTGAGTCGGCGACCGATGCTGCTGGGACCGTGGCCGGTCAGGCTCGGAATGCCGCCGAGGACACCGTCGATGCCGCCACCGATGCCGCCCACCCCGATGCCGGCCAGGCCCGCACGGCCCTGAAGAGCGTGACCACGCAGGCGTCGACGCAGGCGAAGACCGTGGCTGGTCAGGCGCGAAGCGCCGCTGCGGATGTGGCGGAGACCGCCTCGACCGGGGCAAAGACCACTGCCGGTCAGGCCCGTGCGCAGGCAAAGCGGGTTGCCGACACGGCACAGACCGGTGCCAAGACCACTGCCGGCCAGGCCCGTACGCAGGCGAAGCGGGTTGCCGACACGGCACAGACCGGTGCCAAGACCGCTTCCGGCCAGGCCCGTGCGCAAGCCAAGCGGGTGAAGGAGACGGCTACGACTCAGGTCACGTCGCTCCGCTCCGCCGCATCCGCTGCGGCCGACGACGGCGCCAAGACGGCGACCGTTGCCGCCCAAGACGTCACCGATCGGGTGCAGGGCATCTCGCCCGACCGCGGCTACGAAACCTGGACACGCGCCGAGCTGTACGAGCGTGCCCAGGAGCTCAACATCGAGGGCCGCTCGGGCATGAAGAAGCACGACCTGATCGCGGCGCTGCGGGCCGGCTGA